The genomic window ATCTGATCGTCGCTCTATTTAGCGCACTTGCAACTAATGCATTCTCACAATCTACCTTTGACACCCGCAGAAAACTGGAAGTAAACGGTTCTGCAGAGGCTGAAGTAACACCCGACATTATATATGTTGGAATCTCCCTTAAAGAATATTTCAAAGACAACAGTAATAAAAAGAAAACGGATATTGAGGATCATGAACGCCAGCTTCTTACTGCTGTCACTAATGCCGGCGTGCCGAAAGAAAACTTCACAGTGAACAATATTTCGGGATACGCTACCTGGCAAAAGAAGAAGTCACCGGACTTCCTCATATCAAAACAATACAGGATAAAGTTAACCGATCTGAATAAGTTTAACCAGATTATGGAGGCTCTTGATCAGAAAGCTGTTCAATACACGAATATCGAGAGTTACGATTATTCAAAGATTGAGTCGCTTAAGAAAGACCTGAAGATTAAAGCTCTGCAGGCAGCAAAAGATAAAGCGACTTACCTCGCAAAAGCTGTTGACGATGAGGTTGGTGATGCACTTGAAATACAGGAAATCAACAATGAGTATTATCCGCAGCCTATGTACAGGGCCAATACGATGCTAAAAACGCAAATGGAATCTGCAGACGCTTCTTCTCCGGAAATAGACTTTAAAAAGATAAAATTAAACTACCAGATGAGGGTAGTATTTCAACTGAAATAGTTCCCTGTAACAGGTTGTGAGTTGAATGCGATTGGTTTTCTTAAGCCTGCAGCTCACAACCTTCAACTCTCAACCGCTGACGTCGCTAAAACTCCGATAGCATCTTTTCAAGTTCGTCGAGTTCAAAAGGCTTCGCTAACCAGGCATCGGCGCCGGCTTCTTCAGCCAACTTCTTAATATCGTTGTTTGCAGAAAAATAGATAACAGGTATATCTTTGAATTCCTCATGTGTTTTTAGAGTCCGGGTGGCAACAATTCCCCCTGTATC from Arcticibacter tournemirensis includes these protein-coding regions:
- a CDS encoding response regulator: MKRIMIFDDDADILDILNYLLSEKGWDVHTRTNCTDIISIIEQCRPDVILMDNWIPDTGGIVATRTLKTHEEFKDIPVIYFSANNDIKKLAEEAGADAWLAKPFELDELEKMLSEF
- a CDS encoding SIMPL domain-containing protein; translated protein: MKKYLIVALFSALATNAFSQSTFDTRRKLEVNGSAEAEVTPDIIYVGISLKEYFKDNSNKKKTDIEDHERQLLTAVTNAGVPKENFTVNNISGYATWQKKKSPDFLISKQYRIKLTDLNKFNQIMEALDQKAVQYTNIESYDYSKIESLKKDLKIKALQAAKDKATYLAKAVDDEVGDALEIQEINNEYYPQPMYRANTMLKTQMESADASSPEIDFKKIKLNYQMRVVFQLK